The following coding sequences lie in one Thalassoglobus polymorphus genomic window:
- a CDS encoding glycerophosphodiester phosphodiesterase, which yields MTIRRTLLLMGFFIAIPFSQSDAADKSRPLIVAHRGLLHHAPENTLANFRACLELRLGFEFDVERTKDGHLVCIHDSTVDRTTNGTGKVSDLTLTQIRELDAGSWFDPMFADEKVPTLEEVLRLVAEYSHHRVLIAVDLKTGGIEQEVVQLAEKHNALGRLLFIGRTISDSNVREQLKQASKQAETAAVANNTGEFTTALATTNADWVYFRYLPPPEQMKAVRNAGKRSFIAGATVAGHLSENWQHCAEVGLDAILTDYPLELRHSLNSSTR from the coding sequence ATGACAATTCGCCGTACACTTCTTCTAATGGGTTTCTTCATCGCCATTCCCTTCAGTCAATCAGATGCAGCTGACAAATCGCGACCTCTAATCGTCGCTCACCGTGGCCTGTTGCACCACGCGCCAGAGAACACGCTGGCAAATTTCCGAGCGTGCCTCGAACTGCGACTCGGATTTGAGTTCGATGTGGAGCGAACCAAAGATGGTCACTTGGTCTGCATTCATGACAGTACAGTGGACAGGACCACGAACGGAACAGGAAAAGTCTCGGACTTAACGCTGACACAAATCCGTGAACTCGACGCCGGGAGTTGGTTTGACCCGATGTTTGCTGATGAGAAAGTACCAACTCTCGAGGAAGTCCTAAGACTGGTCGCTGAGTACTCGCATCATCGAGTCTTGATCGCCGTTGATCTCAAGACCGGAGGTATCGAACAGGAAGTCGTTCAACTCGCAGAGAAGCACAATGCCCTGGGGCGATTATTGTTCATTGGTCGGACAATCTCAGACTCAAACGTCAGAGAGCAACTCAAGCAAGCATCGAAACAAGCAGAGACAGCCGCCGTTGCCAACAATACGGGAGAGTTCACGACTGCCCTCGCTACCACAAATGCTGATTGGGTTTACTTTCGCTATCTGCCTCCCCCAGAGCAGATGAAAGCAGTGCGGAATGCCGGGAAACGATCCTTCATTGCCGGGGCAACGGTCGCCGGGCATCTCTCTGAGAACTGGCAGCACTGCGCCGAAGTGGGATTGGATGCGATCCTGACCGATTATCCGCTGGAATTGCGACATTCACTGAATTCAAGCACACGTTAG
- a CDS encoding protein kinase domain-containing protein has protein sequence MGMGGDEQSVVVNQLIAEFKSRIEAGEALNAAQFIAAHPEHAAELERHFANVNVVEVNVAEGGTPEGGAETIATSGEVGELSSEDATAHTVVRGSADSKTSVAHKHQNNTGSATSIQIPKTFGRYAIQKVLGQGAMGAVYLAKDTQLDRDVALKIPKFGDCNGVAEKELLERFYREARASATLRSPNICPVYDVGEIDGQHYITMAYIEGRPLKDFTKSKKSHSEKQIITTVRKLALGLDEAHKIGVIHRDLKPANIMVDQYGEPVVMDFGLARRSSSDDVQVTQSGAILGTPAYMAPEQVAGDQAAIDHQVDIYALGIIMYELITGEMPFKGNLMALLQQIALNNPKKPSELRKDIDPRLETICLKMIAGDQKKRYQSMSEVAADLQDVLRNPGKRQKKEQAKKTGPKPTSIPSAHEESNPALISVAQPKSYTEQLREKKKLPKPVRTSGKSSSNRKKKATSASGLNGPTKKLLIAGGLGGLVLLLGILLIVRVGKYDVQITLDDPSITLSVDGEVLNINDGEDVYKLSAGKHKLKLQKDGLKTHVEEFTVAKDGKTAVRVVVLNGQLDGLLNGEKPRRSSLPPKKSQANERTKTQVASVSNYGLQFDGVKSKAVIPNFPSVNGGPFTIEAMLRFDEPDKKCAFLTATDFNVYTIKEKQNKLYLWQQLGRQVNASATDIGETEARQSDGHLIHFAGVWDGKETRIYLNGKLNSYSRGQFKIGWNPSSDLLIGHEAGDNPVFFPGVIDELRYSNVARYQSEFTPPTNNSRLAPDQGTLALYHFDEGVGDVIKDASGNGYDGKVIGAKWVGVSGGGSTPERASGEPVQYALEFDGQNSVDIPDTTWSERDEFTFEAYVRAGSVQNQDAPLVFVVNQFSTAALVRARGHWGFMVNFGEKAGVMNSKASQPAVEGEWTHLAGVFRNGTVQLFVNGEPMKAVKLPDKISSESGKYIRLGVNFVGAIRQFKISKSARYAKRFEPPQQMMNDVDTLVLYKFHEGIGDVLKDSSGNGYHGKIIGAKWVRSVERTIEGGQERKVSLVEMLTSPDYEWTEPVNLGPQINSVAGDNHPTLTADGLILMFESDRGDGAEPRLYECRRSSLDAPWSSPRPVDELNKIQATDPQLSRDGLSLLFSRPSHGKNEVIWSCRRPNLNAPWQEPVYLGDEVNPVELQGGADLSPDGLTLYFRAWSGQWKSYDLFVAHRNSVDAPWSNPSPMGSDFGSVGEIQPLADGKTLLFAQGGSGTHYIARRGSDGKFEKQKLQANFTSHNFVILEDGTAFFTSAREGTFGKGDIWTCRLVLKDKAADGASEDSSASHSSANAPSSAMASFDSTHGGLLFDQPGSHVAVDDLKLDLQKPWTCEFWCQPADCHWMGTGSQCRIENRQRNLHCIRKKTTTPSQNATFSHIGVCIFTRTSPKTSGVAASLNV, from the coding sequence ATGGGTATGGGCGGAGACGAGCAAAGTGTGGTCGTGAACCAGTTGATTGCTGAGTTCAAGAGCCGCATCGAGGCAGGCGAAGCACTTAACGCTGCGCAGTTCATCGCCGCTCATCCGGAGCATGCTGCCGAACTTGAGCGGCACTTTGCAAATGTGAACGTTGTGGAAGTGAACGTTGCAGAGGGGGGCACTCCAGAGGGAGGCGCTGAGACGATTGCCACTTCGGGTGAAGTCGGAGAGCTCTCGTCCGAGGATGCAACTGCTCACACCGTCGTTCGCGGAAGCGCTGATTCCAAGACTTCCGTGGCTCACAAACATCAAAACAATACCGGCTCAGCGACCAGCATCCAAATCCCCAAAACCTTCGGTCGTTACGCCATTCAAAAAGTCCTGGGCCAAGGAGCCATGGGGGCGGTTTATCTCGCCAAAGATACACAGTTGGATCGTGATGTCGCTCTCAAAATTCCGAAGTTTGGCGACTGTAATGGAGTTGCTGAGAAAGAACTCCTTGAGCGGTTCTACCGAGAAGCTCGAGCGTCTGCGACGTTGCGAAGTCCGAATATTTGTCCAGTGTACGATGTCGGTGAGATCGATGGGCAGCATTACATCACGATGGCATACATCGAAGGGCGCCCACTCAAGGACTTCACCAAGTCGAAGAAATCGCATTCAGAAAAGCAAATCATCACAACGGTTCGAAAGCTTGCTTTAGGCTTGGATGAGGCTCACAAGATAGGGGTCATTCACCGCGATCTGAAGCCGGCAAATATCATGGTTGACCAGTACGGCGAGCCGGTCGTGATGGACTTCGGCCTTGCCCGCCGCAGCTCCAGCGATGATGTTCAAGTCACGCAAAGTGGAGCGATACTCGGAACTCCGGCGTACATGGCTCCCGAGCAGGTGGCAGGCGATCAGGCAGCAATCGACCATCAGGTCGATATCTACGCCCTCGGCATTATCATGTACGAATTGATCACGGGCGAGATGCCATTCAAAGGGAATTTGATGGCGCTGCTGCAGCAGATCGCTCTCAATAACCCCAAAAAACCATCAGAACTTCGCAAAGACATTGATCCACGGTTGGAAACAATTTGCCTGAAGATGATCGCAGGCGACCAGAAGAAACGCTATCAATCGATGAGTGAGGTCGCTGCCGATCTGCAGGATGTACTCCGCAATCCGGGCAAGCGACAGAAAAAAGAACAGGCGAAGAAGACTGGACCAAAACCGACGTCCATTCCGTCCGCCCATGAAGAATCCAATCCGGCACTGATCTCGGTCGCTCAACCGAAATCTTATACAGAACAGCTGCGCGAGAAAAAGAAGCTACCCAAGCCAGTCAGGACTTCAGGAAAATCATCATCCAACCGAAAGAAAAAGGCGACTTCCGCGTCTGGCTTGAATGGCCCGACAAAGAAACTCTTGATTGCTGGTGGTTTGGGTGGGTTGGTCCTCTTACTGGGGATTCTCTTGATAGTCCGGGTCGGCAAATACGATGTGCAGATTACGCTCGATGATCCGAGTATTACGTTGAGCGTCGATGGGGAAGTTCTCAATATCAATGATGGCGAGGATGTCTACAAACTCTCCGCAGGGAAGCACAAACTGAAGTTGCAGAAAGATGGCCTGAAAACGCACGTCGAAGAGTTCACTGTCGCCAAAGATGGCAAGACTGCGGTGAGAGTCGTTGTCCTCAACGGTCAGCTGGATGGATTGCTGAACGGTGAGAAGCCACGGCGATCATCTTTGCCTCCCAAAAAATCTCAGGCGAATGAAAGAACAAAAACTCAAGTCGCCAGCGTGAGCAATTATGGACTGCAATTTGACGGAGTGAAGTCGAAGGCAGTGATCCCTAATTTTCCGTCGGTGAATGGTGGACCATTCACAATCGAAGCGATGCTCCGTTTCGACGAACCGGACAAGAAATGCGCTTTCCTGACTGCTACAGACTTTAATGTCTATACGATCAAGGAGAAACAAAACAAGCTCTACCTGTGGCAACAGCTAGGCAGGCAAGTGAATGCGAGCGCCACGGACATCGGAGAGACGGAGGCAAGGCAGTCGGATGGTCACCTGATCCATTTCGCCGGTGTCTGGGACGGGAAAGAAACTCGTATTTACCTCAACGGGAAACTGAATAGCTATAGTCGCGGACAATTCAAGATAGGCTGGAATCCCAGTTCCGATCTGCTGATCGGACATGAAGCAGGTGACAACCCCGTTTTCTTTCCCGGCGTGATTGACGAGTTGAGGTATTCGAATGTCGCCCGATATCAGAGTGAATTCACCCCGCCAACGAACAATTCCCGCTTGGCTCCCGATCAAGGGACTCTTGCTCTGTACCACTTCGACGAAGGGGTCGGCGATGTCATCAAAGACGCCTCTGGTAACGGGTACGACGGCAAGGTCATTGGAGCGAAGTGGGTTGGAGTGAGCGGAGGTGGGAGCACACCAGAACGAGCCTCAGGGGAACCTGTTCAATACGCTCTTGAGTTTGATGGCCAGAATTCCGTAGACATTCCGGACACCACCTGGAGTGAACGTGATGAATTCACGTTTGAGGCCTATGTACGAGCGGGCTCTGTACAAAACCAAGATGCCCCCCTTGTGTTCGTTGTGAACCAATTCAGCACAGCAGCTCTCGTTCGAGCACGTGGCCATTGGGGATTCATGGTGAATTTCGGAGAGAAGGCTGGTGTCATGAACTCTAAAGCCTCTCAGCCAGCAGTGGAGGGAGAATGGACCCATTTGGCGGGTGTCTTCCGGAATGGGACGGTTCAACTTTTCGTGAACGGCGAGCCTATGAAAGCGGTGAAGCTTCCAGATAAAATCAGTTCAGAAAGCGGTAAGTATATTCGGTTGGGAGTCAACTTTGTCGGAGCGATTCGTCAATTCAAAATCTCGAAGTCTGCACGGTACGCAAAACGCTTCGAGCCACCTCAACAGATGATGAACGATGTCGACACCTTAGTTCTTTACAAGTTCCACGAAGGGATCGGCGACGTCCTCAAAGACTCCTCCGGTAACGGGTACCATGGCAAGATCATCGGGGCGAAGTGGGTACGGAGTGTTGAAAGGACGATAGAAGGAGGACAGGAGAGGAAAGTCAGTCTGGTGGAGATGCTCACTTCACCTGATTACGAGTGGACTGAACCAGTGAACCTGGGGCCGCAAATCAACAGTGTCGCTGGGGATAACCATCCGACCCTGACAGCAGATGGGCTGATTCTGATGTTCGAATCCGATCGTGGTGACGGTGCAGAACCGCGTCTCTACGAGTGCCGCCGAAGCAGCCTTGACGCACCTTGGAGCTCTCCACGTCCAGTCGACGAGCTCAATAAAATTCAGGCGACAGATCCACAACTGAGCCGGGATGGGTTGTCGTTGCTGTTCAGCAGACCGAGTCATGGGAAAAACGAGGTAATCTGGTCCTGCCGCCGACCAAATCTCAATGCACCCTGGCAGGAGCCTGTTTATCTGGGGGACGAAGTCAACCCAGTGGAACTACAAGGAGGAGCAGATCTTTCTCCTGACGGTCTGACGCTCTACTTCCGGGCCTGGAGCGGTCAGTGGAAATCCTACGACCTCTTCGTGGCCCATCGCAATTCTGTGGACGCCCCCTGGAGCAATCCCTCTCCGATGGGATCAGATTTTGGAAGTGTCGGTGAAATCCAACCTCTGGCTGATGGGAAGACGTTATTGTTTGCTCAAGGAGGATCAGGAACTCATTATATTGCGCGGCGTGGCTCCGACGGAAAATTTGAGAAACAGAAACTACAAGCGAACTTCACGTCCCATAATTTCGTGATCTTGGAAGACGGCACGGCATTCTTCACAAGCGCCCGCGAGGGAACCTTTGGCAAGGGCGATATCTGGACGTGCCGACTTGTCTTGAAAGACAAAGCTGCAGATGGGGCATCGGAGGACTCATCTGCCTCTCACAGCAGTGCGAACGCCCCATCATCCGCCATGGCCTCATTTGATTCCACGCATGGTGGGCTTCTGTTCGATCAGCCCGGATCACATGTCGCTGTTGATGATTTGAAACTGGACTTGCAGAAACCCTGGACTTGCGAATTTTGGTGTCAGCCAGCGGACTGCCACTGGATGGGCACTGGATCGCAATGCAGAATTGAAAACCGACAAAGGAACCTTCACTGCATCCGCAAAAAGACCACCACACCAAGCCAGAACGCCACGTTTTCTCACATTGGCGTCTGCATTTTTACTAGAACCAGTCCGAAAACCTCTGGAGTAGCCGCTTCTCTCAACGTTTGA